One genomic region from Aliarcobacter cryaerophilus ATCC 43158 encodes:
- the pgeF gene encoding peptidoglycan editing factor PgeF, translated as MKNRVFYTFTDKNDGNLAFHVEDDEINVIKNRQNLALKLAYKDENLVYMNQVHGANIIVVDENSPKLIDDCDSIITRCKNLPLMVMVADCIPILMFDDKQGVIAAIHAGRNSTFLEISKKTAEVFIENFSSNPKDIRIVLGASIQKCCYEVSDELSKIVENSFGKEFVENNHIDLQGINKKQLNDLGIKNIEISDICTKCGNKPYFSYRKDKKTGRFAGIIILKD; from the coding sequence ATGAAAAATAGAGTTTTTTACACTTTTACAGATAAAAATGATGGTAATTTAGCATTTCATGTGGAAGATGATGAAATAAATGTAATCAAAAATAGACAAAATCTAGCTTTAAAATTAGCTTATAAAGACGAAAATTTAGTTTACATGAATCAAGTTCATGGTGCAAATATTATAGTTGTAGATGAAAATAGTCCTAAGTTAATAGATGATTGTGACTCAATAATTACAAGATGCAAAAATCTTCCACTTATGGTTATGGTTGCTGATTGTATTCCTATTTTGATGTTTGATGACAAACAAGGAGTAATTGCAGCCATTCATGCTGGAAGAAACTCTACTTTTTTAGAAATTTCAAAAAAAACAGCTGAAGTTTTTATTGAAAATTTTTCTTCAAATCCAAAAGATATAAGGATTGTTTTGGGAGCTTCTATTCAAAAGTGTTGTTATGAAGTTAGTGATGAGTTATCAAAAATAGTAGAAAACTCCTTTGGAAAAGAGTTTGTAGAAAATAATCATATAGATTTACAAGGAATAAATAAAAAACAGTTAAATGATTTAGGAATAAAAAATATAGAAATCTCAGATATTTGTACAAAATGTGGAAATAAACCATACTTTTCATATAGAAAAGATAAAAAAACTGGAAGATTTGCTGGAATAATTATTTTAAAAGATTAA
- a CDS encoding HlyD family type I secretion periplasmic adaptor subunit, translating into MNKIKNFLNSPEINRLKEIFKLFNDKDNLKLPKTPLNKNDYEYMKSLSSAVVFSSSKKLHWVLISFCITIFLFITWAAFAEIDEIARGSGKVVPNGQNQIVQNLEGGIVQEILVKEGDIVEKDQVLIRISNEKGTSTAMSNEIKSYYLQAQIQRLEAELKRAPFEYTKGENQELNEFLDNENQLYITNQKQLESKISILKEQIKQKENDLKDAKQTIEHMKFSVGAISKEVTMTKPMVERGIRSQVDFLKLQREESEAKNKLQSVILSVDKINSEILELNKKIDETNEINDATVREKLNEAINNLKDAEANKLASSDQVARTVVKSPSNGIVQKLHINTVGGSIKPAQDLLEIVPTDSNLIVEVKILPKDIAFIYQGQKAIVKFSAFDFSIFGGLDGHVINISPDTIVEKDEKTFYIVRIETEKNYIGDEKNQKHIIPGMIADVDILTGKKSVLDYILKPILKTKTYTFTER; encoded by the coding sequence ATGAATAAAATAAAGAATTTTTTAAATAGTCCAGAAATAAATAGATTAAAAGAAATTTTTAAACTATTCAATGATAAAGATAACTTAAAACTTCCAAAAACTCCATTAAATAAAAATGATTATGAGTATATGAAGAGTTTAAGTTCTGCTGTTGTTTTTAGCTCATCAAAAAAACTGCACTGGGTTTTAATATCTTTTTGTATTACAATATTTTTATTTATTACTTGGGCTGCTTTTGCAGAAATTGATGAAATAGCAAGAGGAAGTGGAAAAGTTGTTCCAAATGGTCAAAATCAAATAGTTCAAAATCTTGAAGGTGGAATTGTTCAAGAGATTTTAGTAAAAGAGGGTGATATAGTTGAAAAAGACCAAGTATTGATTAGAATTTCAAACGAAAAAGGTACAAGTACAGCTATGTCAAATGAGATAAAGTCTTATTATCTACAAGCTCAAATTCAAAGATTAGAAGCAGAGTTAAAACGAGCCCCTTTTGAATATACTAAAGGTGAAAATCAAGAGTTAAATGAGTTTTTAGATAATGAAAACCAACTGTATATAACAAATCAAAAGCAGTTAGAGTCAAAAATATCTATATTAAAAGAGCAGATAAAACAAAAAGAAAATGACTTAAAAGATGCAAAACAGACTATTGAACATATGAAATTTAGTGTGGGTGCTATCTCAAAAGAGGTAACTATGACTAAACCAATGGTTGAAAGAGGTATTAGATCTCAAGTTGATTTTTTAAAGTTACAAAGAGAAGAGAGTGAGGCTAAAAATAAACTTCAAAGCGTTATTTTATCTGTTGATAAAATTAACTCTGAGATTTTAGAGTTAAATAAAAAAATAGATGAGACAAATGAGATAAATGATGCAACAGTAAGAGAGAAATTAAATGAAGCAATTAATAATCTTAAAGATGCTGAAGCAAATAAATTAGCTTCAAGTGACCAAGTTGCAAGAACAGTTGTAAAATCTCCTTCAAATGGGATTGTGCAAAAACTACATATAAATACTGTTGGTGGAAGTATTAAACCTGCTCAAGATTTATTAGAAATAGTTCCTACCGATAGTAATTTAATAGTTGAAGTAAAGATTTTGCCAAAAGATATAGCATTTATATATCAAGGGCAAAAGGCTATTGTTAAATTTTCAGCATTTGATTTTTCTATTTTTGGTGGACTTGATGGACATGTAATAAATATAAGTCCAGATACAATAGTTGAAAAAGATGAAAAAACTTTTTATATTGTAAGAATTGAAACAGAGAAGAACTATATAGGTGATGAGAAAAATCAAAAACATATTATTCCAGGTATGATAGCAGATGTTGATATTTTAACTGGGAAAAAATCTGTTCTTGATTATATTTTAAAACCAATATTAAAAACAAAAACATATACATTTACAGAGAGATAA
- a CDS encoding type I secretion system permease/ATPase, with translation MINKSLRKNDTLLDSLVLYTRLFHKPFSAESLLQGLPLGNNEADQLLFSKNSSKSMFSRAAARAGLKTTIVEKPIKDILNIQLPVILLLSNENSCILDSFNEDRTKAKIIFAGIDDPLEEWVEVQKLEYEYLGYAFMLKKVYEYEEDNGKKTLAIDNQKHWFWSTLGFSKNIYIDCIIASILINLFVLATPLFTMNVYDRVIPNNAQETLLVFTIGIVVVFILDAVLKFIRTYFLEMAGKKSDIIMSSIIFEKVLDMKLSEHPKSVGSFANNLKSFDSIRGFLTSSTLTVLIDFPFAILFLIVIGYLGGFLVIVPIFIIMLIIIYAKIIKDPLKKSIEATYEASAKKNGILIESLNNIETIKAQGMAGNVQYSWEESTGEIANKGLKSKLISASIPTVTGLLTGLNTVLIVVFGVYLIQDFQLTMGGLIATMILSGRAIAPMGQIVSLITNYEDTKQSFKMLDDIINKPQERPMSKEFVKKTSLNGNIEFRNVSFRYPNSESYALRNVSFSIKEGEKVAFIGRIGSGKSTIAKLILKLYEPEEGTILIDGIDIAQIDPADLRKGISYVPQDIHLFGGTIKQNILGIHKFIDDEWMLECSKMSGTDEFVRMHPSGYDMPLGERGAGLSGGQRQSVGIARALINNSDIWMFDEPTNAMDQMSESIVLNNLMSKVEGKTLLLVTQKMSMVDLVDRIIVMNFGTKVLDGPKDEIIDKLGNSGEKQ, from the coding sequence ATGATAAATAAAAGTTTACGTAAGAATGATACTTTGTTGGACTCTTTAGTTCTTTACACTAGGCTTTTTCATAAGCCGTTTTCTGCTGAGTCTTTACTTCAAGGCTTACCACTTGGTAATAATGAAGCAGATCAGCTCCTATTTTCAAAAAATAGCTCTAAATCTATGTTTAGTAGAGCAGCTGCTAGAGCTGGTCTTAAGACAACTATTGTTGAAAAACCAATCAAAGATATTTTAAATATACAACTTCCTGTAATACTACTTTTATCAAATGAAAATAGCTGTATTTTGGACTCTTTTAATGAAGATAGAACAAAAGCAAAGATTATTTTTGCTGGAATTGATGATCCTCTTGAAGAGTGGGTTGAGGTGCAAAAGCTTGAATATGAGTATTTAGGCTATGCTTTTATGCTTAAAAAAGTTTATGAATATGAAGAAGATAATGGTAAAAAAACTCTAGCAATTGATAATCAAAAACACTGGTTTTGGAGTACTTTAGGATTTTCAAAAAATATTTATATTGATTGCATAATAGCTTCAATTTTAATAAACCTTTTTGTTCTTGCAACTCCACTTTTTACTATGAATGTTTACGATAGAGTTATTCCAAATAATGCACAAGAGACACTTCTTGTTTTTACTATTGGTATTGTTGTTGTATTTATTCTTGATGCAGTTCTAAAGTTTATTAGAACCTATTTTCTAGAAATGGCTGGGAAAAAAAGTGATATCATAATGTCTTCAATTATTTTTGAAAAAGTTTTAGATATGAAACTAAGTGAACACCCAAAGTCTGTTGGAAGTTTTGCAAATAATCTTAAGAGCTTTGATAGTATAAGAGGTTTTTTAACAAGTTCTACTTTGACTGTATTAATTGATTTTCCATTTGCTATTTTATTTTTAATAGTAATTGGATATTTAGGTGGTTTTTTGGTGATAGTTCCAATTTTTATTATTATGTTAATTATAATTTATGCAAAAATAATAAAAGACCCACTTAAAAAAAGTATTGAGGCAACTTATGAAGCAAGTGCAAAGAAAAATGGTATTTTAATAGAGAGCTTAAATAATATTGAAACAATAAAAGCTCAAGGAATGGCTGGAAATGTTCAGTACTCTTGGGAAGAATCAACTGGTGAAATAGCAAATAAGGGGCTTAAATCAAAACTAATATCTGCTTCTATTCCTACAGTTACAGGTCTTTTGACTGGATTAAATACAGTGTTAATTGTTGTTTTTGGAGTTTATTTAATTCAAGATTTCCAACTTACAATGGGAGGTTTAATTGCTACTATGATTTTATCAGGTAGAGCAATTGCACCTATGGGGCAAATAGTTTCACTTATTACGAACTATGAAGATACTAAACAATCTTTTAAAATGTTGGATGATATTATAAATAAACCACAAGAAAGACCAATGTCTAAAGAGTTTGTAAAAAAAACAAGCTTAAATGGAAACATTGAGTTTAGAAATGTAAGTTTTAGATACCCCAATAGTGAATCTTATGCTTTACGAAATGTAAGTTTTAGTATAAAAGAGGGTGAAAAAGTTGCTTTTATTGGAAGAATTGGAAGTGGAAAATCAACTATTGCAAAACTTATTTTAAAACTATATGAACCAGAAGAAGGAACTATTTTAATAGATGGTATAGATATAGCTCAAATAGATCCAGCTGATTTAAGAAAAGGGATTAGTTATGTTCCACAAGATATTCATCTTTTTGGAGGAACAATAAAACAAAATATTTTAGGAATTCATAAATTTATAGATGATGAGTGGATGTTAGAGTGTTCAAAAATGAGTGGAACAGATGAGTTTGTAAGGATGCATCCTTCTGGTTATGATATGCCTTTAGGTGAAAGAGGTGCTGGTTTAAGTGGAGGGCAACGACAAAGTGTAGGAATTGCAAGAGCTTTAATAAATAACTCAGATATTTGGATGTTTGATGAACCTACAAATGCTATGGATCAGATGAGTGAAAGTATAGTTTTAAATAATTTAATGAGTAAAGTAGAAGGAAAAACACTACTTTTAGTTACTCAAAAGATGAGTATGGTAGATTTAGTTGATAGAATTATTGTTATGAATTTTGGTACTAAAGTTTTAGATGGTCCAAAAGATGAAATTATTGATAAACTTGGTAATAGTGGTGAAAAACAATGA
- a CDS encoding helix-turn-helix transcriptional regulator, with translation MKKVSLYTNLKIDYEKMKNGLVDYDLKNIENREELLTLKDNIVIINTSVNLEKEEETIEILLENRNKILIIESSPKLINAQNWLLLGVHGYGNSMMNDIYLKSAIDAISNGLIWLIPDITMEILNKLNSAILREKDVLNHLSKAEQQVALLLKDGYSNTKISEELKLSINTVKTHIKNIYLKLDVKDRFSFVNLLNKN, from the coding sequence ATGAAAAAAGTTTCTTTATATACAAATCTAAAGATTGATTATGAAAAAATGAAAAATGGCCTTGTTGATTATGATTTAAAAAATATAGAAAATAGGGAAGAGTTACTTACTTTAAAAGATAATATTGTTATCATAAATACTTCTGTAAATCTTGAAAAAGAAGAAGAAACTATTGAAATATTACTAGAAAATAGAAATAAAATTCTAATAATTGAGAGTAGTCCAAAACTTATAAATGCTCAAAACTGGCTACTTTTAGGTGTTCATGGCTATGGAAATAGTATGATGAATGATATTTATCTAAAATCCGCTATTGATGCAATAAGCAACGGTTTAATATGGCTAATTCCAGATATAACTATGGAGATTTTAAATAAACTAAATAGTGCTATTTTAAGAGAAAAGGATGTTTTAAATCATCTATCAAAAGCTGAACAACAAGTAGCATTATTGTTAAAAGATGGATACTCAAATACAAAAATTAGTGAAGAGTTAAAGCTTTCTATAAATACAGTAAAAACACATATAAAAAATATCTATTTAAAGCTTGATGTAAAAGATAGATTTTCATTTGTTAATCTTCTAAATAAGAACTAA
- a CDS encoding class I SAM-dependent methyltransferase: MSRFDERAKDWDKKNVSLEKSEACINHLKNNIDFKNIKDILDYGCGTGLIAFDLVEKNNQVLGLDSSIGMVEEFNKKAKNRNLTNIKAKKHDILNDNLGENCFDLIVISMSLHHIENLEIFFEKSFKALRNGGFLCINDLEKEDGTFHKKYNNEGVFHFGFTQKELEKISQKVGFSNFIFERVFVYKRDNGDFPIFNFYAKKL; the protein is encoded by the coding sequence TTGAGCAGATTCGATGAAAGAGCAAAAGATTGGGACAAAAAAAATGTAAGTCTTGAAAAATCTGAAGCTTGTATAAACCATTTAAAAAATAATATAGATTTTAAAAATATAAAAGATATTTTGGATTATGGCTGTGGAACTGGTCTTATAGCCTTTGATTTAGTAGAAAAAAACAATCAAGTATTAGGTCTTGATAGCTCAATTGGTATGGTTGAAGAGTTTAATAAAAAAGCAAAAAATAGAAATCTTACAAATATAAAAGCAAAAAAGCATGATATTTTAAATGATAATTTAGGAGAAAACTGCTTTGATTTGATAGTTATTTCAATGTCACTTCATCATATAGAAAATCTTGAAATATTTTTTGAAAAAAGTTTTAAAGCTTTAAGAAATGGTGGTTTTTTGTGTATCAATGATTTGGAAAAAGAAGATGGAACTTTTCACAAAAAATATAATAATGAAGGAGTTTTTCACTTTGGATTTACACAAAAAGAGCTTGAGAAAATTTCTCAAAAAGTTGGTTTTTCTAACTTCATTTTTGAGAGAGTTTTTGTTTATAAAAGAGATAATGGAGATTTTCCTATATTTAATTTTTATGCAAAAAAACTTTAA
- a CDS encoding TolC family protein — MNVKKVILSMVTATCLFSINLNALTLKETLNEVLDTNPVVQERLKNLNETREDLNIAKSEWLPSLDYRGTIGRNNSGDLKDSGNSSFNHTVRDSSYSHYTNSLKLTQNIFNGFSTTEKINYQEARLFGAAYHYLENANDISFNMTQAYIDLLRSYQLLQNAKDNVVINKKIYEDVQSLYDQGLTTKSEMTKIYASLSLANSNMVVQQNNTMDKEFKFKRLYGRSINVGTLEVPKLDLAMPESKARATMIAIQNNPSMIVSSYNIKGAQALYREKKSKFMPSVDIEAEQMFNDYTKDNGFDSADDRQRIYAVLNWNLFKGGAHSADLQKSRSTINKELELQRDLKRQTIESLELSWSAYEMLGKQLTELYKYYEYSEETLSSYQSEYEMGRRTLLDLLSAQNDLISSKAQIINAQMDRLFAQYRILDAMGMLVSSVLDDKDYAKIIKTTTNPLDLAKDEIPVLLDIDNDKVVDHLDICDNSVVGNNDIGPDGCNKEKKDSDFDGISDDKDKCPDTPFGAVVGADGCPVGTENKFNMTSGEYINSVLAYGEDSPKKSEKLGLYDYEFNVAANKNIASTTLDKHLMYDDFAMIKRFDFVNMNNKDEAKIDEMAKNLKEYNGTNAVVTLIGNTRATKNKEASFDKGLEYANSLKAQLVKKGVDEKIIVTQSRADFDRTYTQTVRGDRSLNDVVVAALYVPKSSNTNNDSDNDGVINELDECPNTPSGQMVNEKGCANSINLQVLFENDSDKVIGSSLEKVKAFANYLLENNDFEASIVGHASQSANESNKNSYKNSAKYNLELSLKRAEAIKNILVQNGVPSSRITATGKGFEEPIMSNDTEDGRTANRRIEAILVKK, encoded by the coding sequence ATGAATGTTAAAAAAGTTATTTTAAGTATGGTTACAGCTACTTGCTTATTTTCTATAAATTTAAATGCTTTAACTTTAAAAGAGACTTTAAATGAAGTTTTAGATACAAATCCAGTTGTTCAAGAGAGGCTTAAAAACCTAAATGAAACTAGAGAAGATTTAAATATTGCAAAATCTGAATGGCTACCATCTTTAGATTATAGAGGAACTATTGGAAGAAATAATAGTGGTGATTTAAAAGATAGCGGAAATTCTAGTTTTAACCATACTGTAAGAGATAGTTCATACTCTCATTATACAAACTCATTAAAACTTACACAAAATATTTTCAATGGTTTTAGTACAACTGAAAAAATAAATTATCAAGAAGCTAGACTTTTCGGAGCTGCTTATCACTATTTAGAAAATGCAAATGATATATCATTTAATATGACACAAGCTTATATTGATCTTTTAAGAAGTTATCAACTATTGCAAAATGCAAAAGATAATGTTGTAATAAACAAAAAAATATATGAAGATGTACAATCTCTTTATGATCAAGGGCTTACAACAAAATCAGAGATGACAAAAATATATGCATCTTTATCTTTGGCAAATTCAAATATGGTTGTTCAACAAAACAACACTATGGATAAAGAGTTTAAATTTAAAAGACTTTATGGAAGAAGTATAAATGTAGGAACTCTTGAAGTTCCAAAACTAGACCTTGCAATGCCTGAAAGTAAAGCAAGAGCTACAATGATAGCAATACAAAATAATCCTTCAATGATTGTAAGTAGTTATAATATAAAAGGTGCTCAAGCACTTTATAGAGAGAAAAAAAGTAAATTTATGCCTAGTGTTGATATAGAAGCCGAACAAATGTTTAATGACTACACAAAAGACAATGGCTTTGATAGTGCTGATGATAGACAAAGAATTTATGCTGTTTTAAATTGGAATTTATTTAAAGGTGGAGCTCATAGTGCTGATTTACAAAAAAGTAGAAGTACAATAAATAAAGAACTTGAGCTTCAAAGAGATTTAAAAAGACAAACAATAGAGAGTTTAGAACTTTCATGGAGTGCATATGAAATGCTAGGAAAACAACTAACTGAACTATATAAATATTATGAATATTCAGAAGAGACTCTTTCTAGTTACCAAAGTGAATATGAAATGGGAAGAAGAACACTTCTTGATCTTTTATCGGCTCAAAATGACCTAATAAGCTCTAAAGCACAAATTATAAATGCACAAATGGATAGACTTTTTGCACAATATAGAATTTTAGATGCTATGGGAATGCTTGTTAGTTCAGTTTTAGATGATAAGGATTATGCAAAAATTATAAAAACAACTACAAATCCGCTTGATTTGGCAAAAGATGAAATTCCTGTATTGTTGGATATTGATAACGATAAAGTTGTAGATCATCTTGATATTTGTGATAACTCTGTTGTAGGAAACAATGATATTGGACCTGATGGTTGTAATAAAGAGAAAAAAGATAGTGATTTTGATGGAATTAGTGATGATAAAGACAAATGTCCAGATACTCCATTTGGTGCAGTTGTAGGAGCAGATGGTTGTCCTGTTGGAACTGAAAATAAATTTAATATGACAAGTGGAGAGTATATAAATAGTGTTTTAGCTTATGGTGAAGATAGTCCAAAAAAATCTGAAAAACTTGGACTTTATGACTATGAGTTTAATGTTGCAGCAAATAAAAATATTGCATCTACAACACTAGATAAGCATTTAATGTACGATGATTTTGCTATGATAAAAAGATTTGACTTTGTAAATATGAACAACAAAGATGAAGCAAAAATAGATGAAATGGCAAAAAATCTTAAAGAGTACAATGGTACAAACGCAGTTGTAACTTTAATAGGAAATACAAGAGCTACAAAAAATAAAGAAGCAAGTTTCGATAAAGGTTTAGAATATGCAAACTCTCTTAAAGCCCAACTTGTAAAAAAAGGTGTAGATGAAAAAATAATAGTTACTCAATCAAGAGCTGATTTTGATAGAACATATACTCAAACAGTTAGAGGTGATAGAAGTTTAAATGATGTTGTTGTAGCAGCTTTATATGTTCCAAAATCTTCAAATACAAACAATGATAGTGATAATGATGGAGTTATAAATGAACTTGATGAGTGTCCAAATACTCCAAGTGGTCAAATGGTAAATGAAAAAGGCTGTGCAAATAGTATTAATCTTCAAGTACTATTTGAAAATGATTCAGATAAAGTAATAGGAAGTAGTTTAGAAAAAGTTAAAGCTTTTGCTAATTATTTATTAGAAAATAATGATTTTGAAGCTAGTATTGTAGGACATGCGAGTCAAAGTGCAAATGAAAGTAATAAAAACAGTTATAAAAATAGTGCGAAATACAATTTAGAACTATCTTTAAAAAGAGCAGAAGCTATTAAAAATATTTTAGTTCAAAATGGTGTTCCATCTTCAAGAATTACAGCTACAGGAAAAGGTTTTGAAGAGCCAATAATGAGTAATGATACAGAAGATGGAAGAACGGCTAATAGAAGAATAGAGGCTATTTTAGTAAAAAAATAA
- a CDS encoding shikimate dehydrogenase, translating into MKKFCIFGNPVAHSKSPQMQNAGFKYLNFDAFYEKFHLENGNNIKEEFIKNSFCGANITVPHKEIAFKQADIVRGIAQKIEAVNTYIMEDEKVVAYNTDAPGFLKAIESFGNIKKVLVLGAGGTSKAISLVLQEKNIDVVVLNRSKDKLEFFKNNGIKAFSFEDFDFKNEKFDLIVNSTSAGLKDDLLPTPKELLENILSKSSFAFDCIYGKITPFLALAKSFNNEIKDGEDMLLFQGVLAFELFTKSKANSMVIEAMRQGLKE; encoded by the coding sequence ATGAAAAAATTTTGTATATTTGGCAATCCAGTTGCTCACTCGAAATCTCCACAAATGCAAAATGCAGGATTTAAGTACTTAAATTTTGATGCTTTTTATGAGAAATTTCACTTAGAAAATGGAAACAATATAAAAGAAGAATTTATAAAAAATAGTTTTTGTGGTGCAAATATAACTGTCCCACACAAAGAGATAGCTTTTAAACAAGCCGATATTGTAAGAGGAATTGCACAAAAAATAGAAGCTGTAAATACCTATATTATGGAAGATGAAAAAGTTGTAGCCTACAACACAGATGCACCTGGATTTTTAAAAGCAATTGAAAGCTTTGGTAATATAAAAAAAGTTTTAGTTTTAGGTGCTGGTGGAACTTCAAAAGCTATATCTTTGGTTTTACAAGAAAAAAATATTGATGTAGTAGTTTTAAATAGAAGCAAAGATAAACTAGAATTTTTTAAAAACAACGGTATAAAAGCTTTTAGTTTTGAAGATTTTGATTTTAAAAATGAAAAGTTTGATTTAATTGTAAACTCAACAAGTGCTGGTTTAAAAGATGATTTATTGCCAACTCCTAAAGAACTACTTGAAAATATTCTAAGTAAGTCATCATTTGCTTTTGATTGTATTTATGGAAAAATAACTCCATTTTTAGCCTTGGCAAAAAGTTTTAATAATGAAATTAAAGATGGAGAAGATATGCTTTTATTTCAAGGTGTCTTAGCCTTTGAACTTTTTACTAAGTCAAAAGCCAATAGTATGGTAATTGAAGCTATGAGACAAGGTTTGAAAGAATAG